One Hevea brasiliensis isolate MT/VB/25A 57/8 chromosome 5, ASM3005281v1, whole genome shotgun sequence genomic region harbors:
- the LOC110651149 gene encoding postreplication repair E3 ubiquitin-protein ligase RAD18: MGDETSDTMNLDLNLGPGPEARSVSVPSESVNLEEWIDDPLERIREAVRINRAQQRWRWRQLQIPRETHPLSVELNQLLGNSDSVSTLQAGEGSVTAEERINEVPKTCENNNGFLEDEVSEKKDDVENGSDSDGSFFDCNICLDLATDPVVTCCGHLFCWPCLYRWLHLHSDANECPVCKGEVTVKNVTPIYGRGNNTREPEEDSSLEIPVRPRARRVESWRQSIQRNSFSFPMEEMIRRLGSRFDLTRDLNPVQDSNGSREIGDRTSFLSRIMTLRGMRTEQSPIAPIDDIVDLTQSGTSSPDARSARRLHSLLLRRSQSHSQRLSAHTSNSSALNSNERLIEAFLPNHPLGRNQEQPQPVDDTDSFSSIAAVINSESQIDTAAEIDSMGSLSTSSRRRNDTARVSDVDTGDSRAPRRRRFN; this comes from the coding sequence ATGggtgatgagacttctgacacTATGAATCTTGATTTGAATTTGGGGCCTGGTCCTGAGGCACGGTCAGTATCTGTACCAAGTGAATCAGTGAATTTGGAAGAGTGGATTGATGACCCTTTGGAGAGAATTAGGGAGGCTGTTAGAATTAATAGGGCTCAACAGCGCTGGAGATGGCGTCAGCTTCAAATTCCTCGTGAAACGCATCCCCTTTCTGTAGAATTGAACCAATTACTAGGAAATTCTGACAGTGTGAGCACTTTACAAGCTGGTGAGGGTAGTGTTACTGCTGAAGAAAGAATAAATGAGGTGCCTAAAACCTGTgaaaataacaatggatttttggAAGATGAAGTGTCAGAGAAAAAGGATGATGTTGAGAATGGAAGTGATAGTGATGGGAGCTTCTTTGATTGTAATATTTGTCTGGATTTGGCTACTGATCCAGTTGTTACTTGTTGTGGTCATTTGTTCTGTTGGCCATGCCTGTACAGATGGCTACATCTGCATTCAGATGCAAATGAATGTCCAGTTTGCAAGGGAGAGGTAACTGTTAAGAATGTGACCCCTATTTATGGCCGTGGGAATAATACCCGTGAGCCAGAGGAAGATTCAAGTCTTGAAATCCCTGTTAGGCCACGTGCAAGGCGGGTTGAGAGTTGGAGGCAGTCTATTCAGAGGAATTCTTTTAGTTTCCCAATGGAGGAAATGATTCGGCGTCTTGGAAGCAGATTTGATTTGACTAGGGATTTGAATCCAGTGCAGGATTCAAATGGCAGTCGTGAAATTGGAGATAGGACTTCCTTTCTGAGCAGGATTATGACACTTAGAGGAATGCGCACTGAGCAAAGTCCAATTGCACCTATTGATGACATAGTGGATTTAACACAGAGTGGCACAAGTAGCCCTGATGCAAGGTCAGCCCGCCGGCTTCATTCGCTGTTACTTCGAAGATCACAATCACACTCTCAAAGATTGTCAGCGCACACTTCAAATTCTTCTGCTTTGAATTCTAATGAAAGGTTAATTGAGGCATTTTTGCCTAACCATCCTTTAGGAAGGAATCAGGAGCAGCCACAACCGGTTGATGATACAGATTCATTCTCAAGCATTGCAGCAGTTATAAACTCGGAATCTCAAATTGACACTGCAGCGGAAATTGATTCCATGGGCTCCCTTTCAACTTCttcaagaagaagaaatgatACTGCAAGAGTCTCAGATGTGGACACTGGCGACTCTCGTGCACCTAGAAGGAGACGATTCAACTAG